In Humulus lupulus chromosome 6, drHumLupu1.1, whole genome shotgun sequence, a single genomic region encodes these proteins:
- the LOC133784749 gene encoding uncharacterized protein LOC133784749 gives MVKYKTIRLMLSIATEQDLEVEQLDVKTTFLNGILEEDVYMLQPPGFQVEQGNQKMVCKFKRSLYGLKQSPRQWNKRFNGKVVETVVLSGYVDSDYASNKDTRREKIEEEVIELEKEKSEENLADISTKVLAHFAGGDLLYLEEGLVLLVLSLIFFTMKNDEIGALLQALDLKWEQRSESQMEISSFFWSNTLRKQRKNSPRYLNLHLQALFRRVVLDGNWVMWEDDVRMRRRITTISIPFSKL, from the exons ATGGTAAAATACAAGACCATTAGATTGATGTTATCAATAGCAACTGAGCAGGATCTAGAAGTGGAACAACTTGACGTTAAAACCACTTTCCTCAATGGGATTTTAGAAGAAGATGTGTATATGCTACAACCACCTGGTTTTCAAGTGGAACAAGGAAATCAAAAGATGGTGTGCAAGTTCAAGAGATCATTGTATGGGCTCAAACAATCCCCAAGACAATGGAACAAACGTTTCAATGG GAAAGTGGTAGAAACAGTGGTACTAAGTGGATATGTTGATTCTGATTATGCCTCAAATAAAGACACTAGAAG agagaaaatagaagaagaagtgaTCGAGTTGGAAAAGGAAAAGTCTGAGGAGAATCTTGCTGACATAAGCACTAAGGTTCTTGCT CATTTTGCTGGTGGAGATTTGCTCTATCTTGAAGAGGGCCTGGTAttattggtgctttcattgatatTCTTCACCATGAAAAACGACGAGATTGGAGCTCTTCTGCAAGCATTGGACCTCAAATGGGAGCAACGTTCGGAGTCTCAAATGGAGATTTCAAGCTTCTTTTGGAGCAACACACTGCgaaaacagaggaaaaattcGCCTAGGTATCTCAATCTTCATCTCCAAGCTCTGTTCAGGAGGGTAGTACTGGATGGGAATTGGGTCATGTGGGAGGACGACGTTCGGATGCGGAGACGGATAACAACGATATCAATTCCATTCTCAAAACTTTGA